The proteins below are encoded in one region of Belonocnema kinseyi isolate 2016_QV_RU_SX_M_011 chromosome 5, B_treatae_v1, whole genome shotgun sequence:
- the LOC117172461 gene encoding protein asteroid — MGIPGLTTYIAQRSDVHLQPFELHDTYLVIDGNALASQLYIKYAKCNCAFGGDYDKYARSIEEFFDSLSKCNITPLVLIDGGCEEKKIQTVRKRIRDKVSSAYGYNPSTQRRNKFFPLLLKEVLKEVMTKKGVRYIQTLFEADDDIAATARILNCPVLSYDSDFYIYDVTYIPFNTLDPFLVKNRRGQGYLKQCRVYKVETLLNQFKGLDRSVLPLAATLLGNDYVKRSTFKDFFCHLRLSKTTKRKYNEQQRRIEATFNWLSKHSLNAAIVQILARLPQDSRKKVLEVIEMIVNVYTTVDPKILLPLGFPEQFIAEMISKFKTEPFKFQEDVNNLRPVEEPPEDDESEMSDVEEEEEEKDESDQEFRYNPNIQKVAPPWFIQEFNMGRYASYFIDILTRRFYVCPPQIEDYSHPAAITISLKIVGVIYGLLTKGLEGPKILEYLCRGKHKNMMVGQIEAQDQMFGCDLPTLFTLRDLPPIIRKRMLEETLGIPEFALETFPNEWKLYAATATYWMAQQQEPSGTNCHLYSLLFTMLFSLLDQRIGYQRSEQYFHQRYGAELNAILLNRRGLLFTQIPQDLTVYQAYCEVTVEDCLLAAPFFLSNFEIDKNLFTNPKKFNVSIVHAFAQFQVCMRHSLHLNALLGFPYQQTRVAELYNGTLLYNLYNNFKGRNDIDAYVFHLLQHSPTLLRLFNILLAHVKGLLAQNVLDNRVNSGRRRKRRNRGKKEEEEVLEDLEPKEVFSSFHDANNRFSMLGRYQF, encoded by the exons ATGGGAATTCCTGGATTAACGACGTATATCGCTCAACGATCAGATGTACATTTGCAACCTTTTGAGCTTCACGACACATATCTCGTAATCGACGGCAATGCTCTAGCTTCGCAATTGTACATTAAATATGCAAAGTGCAATTGTGCCTTCGGAGGGGATTACGATAAATATGCCCGAAGCATTGAGGAATTTTTTGACAGTCTTTCAAAATGTAACATAACCCCTTTAGTTTTGATAGACGGAGGATGTgaggagaaaaaaattcaaactgttcGTAAACGAATTAGGGACAag GTATCATCTGCCTACGGCTACAATCCATCAACCCAGCGTCGCAACAAGTTCTTCCCTCTTCTCCTAAAAGAAGTCCTGAAGGAAGTAATGACAAAAAAGGGTGTCCGATACATCCAAACTCTCTTTGAAGCAGACGACGACATAGCAGCCACTGCTCGAATTCTCAACTGTCCAGTTCTCAGTTACGACTCTGATTTCTATATCTACGACGTGACCTACATCCCCTTCAACACCCTTGATCCTTTCCTCGTTAAGAACCGAAGAGGCCAAGGTTACTTGAAGCAGTGCCGCGTCTACAAAGTTGAAACTCTCCTCAACCAATTCAAAGGCCTCGATCGATCTGTCCTCCCTCTAGCCGCAACTTTGCTCGGAAATGACTACGTAAAACGCAGCACCTTCAAGGACTTCTTCTGCCACCTAAGACTCTCGAAAACCACCAAGAGAAAATACAACGAGCAACAGCGCCGCATTGAAGCAACTTTCAACTGGCTGAGCAAACACTCTCTGAATGCCGCGATTGTCCAAATTCTCGCGCGACTTCCTCAAGATTCTCGCAAGAAGGTTCTGGAAGTGATCGAGATGATCGTCAACGTCTACACAACTGTCGATCCCAAGATTCTCCTTCCCCTCGGTTTCCCGGAGCAATTCATCGCCGAAATGATCAGCAAGTTCAAAACCGAGCCTTTCAAATTCCAGGAGGATGTCAACAACCTCCGACCTGTCGAGGAACCTCCAGAAGACGACGAGTCGGAAATGAGTGACgtggaggaggaagaggaggagaagGATGAGAGCGATCAGGAGTTCCGGTACAACCCCAACATCCAGAAGGTCGCACCGCCCTGGTTCATCCAAGAGTTCAACATGGGCAGATACGCCTCTTATTTCATCGACATCCTCACCCGGAGGTTTTATGTCTGTCCGCCACAGATTGAAGATTACTCGCATCCAGCAGCGATCACAATCAGCCTGAAAATCGTGGGCGTCATCTACGGACTGTTGACCAAGGGACTGGAAGGTCCAAAGATTCTTGAGTATCTCTGCCGAGGGAAACACAAAAACATGATGGTGGGCCAGATCGAGGCCCAGGATCAGATGTTCGGCTGTGATTTGCCAACTCTTTTCACCCTCCGCGATCTGCCGCCGATCATTCGCAAGAGAATGTTGGAGGAGACTCTCGGGATTCCCGAGTTTGCTCTCGAAACGTTTCCTAATGAATGGAAGCTTTATGCAGCGACTGCGACTTATTGGATGGCTCAGCAGCAAGAACCTTCGGGAACAAACTGCCACTTGTATTCCCTGCTTTTCACGATGCTCTTCAGCCTCCTGGATCAGAGGATTGGATACCAGAGATCTGAGCAGTACTTTCATCAGAGGTACGGAGCCGAGCTCAACGCTATTTTGTTGAACAGGAGGGGTTTGCTGTTTACACAAATTCCTCAGGACTTGACTGTTTATCAGGCTTACTGCGAAGTCACCGTAGAAGATTGTCTCCTCGCGGCGCCCTTTTTCCTGAGCAATTTTGAGATTGACAAGAATTTGTTCACAAATCCGAAGAAGTTCAATGTCTCGATTGTGCATGCTTTCGCGCAGTTTCAAGTTTGCATGAGACACAGCTTGCATCTGAATGCTCTGCTTGGGTTTCCGTATCAACAGACGAGGGTTGCGGAGTTGTATAATGGGACCTTGTTGTACAACTTGTATAACAATTTTAAGGGAAGAAATGATATTGATGCTTATGTCTTTCATCTGCTGCAGCATTCGCCGACACTGCTGagactttttaacattttgttggcTCATGTGAAGGGACTTTTGGCGCAGAATGTTCTGGATAATAGGGTGAATAGTGGAAGGAGGAGGAAAAGGAGAAATAGGGgcaagaaggaggaggaggaagttCTGGAGGATTTGGAACCAAAGGAGGTTTTTTCCTCTTTTCACGATGCTAATAATCGATTTTCAATGCTCGGGCGATATCAGTTTTAA